The genomic region GATCCCGGAGCAGCCGGAGGAGATGGCGCACTACGACGCATTGACCGGACTGCCGAATCGGCACGCTTTGTATACCCGTCTCCACAGCATCCTCAAGGGCAGGCGGCAGGGTGATCGCTGCACCGCGGTCCTGATGCTGGATCTGATCGACTTTAAGGCGATCAACGCGCGGCTTGGCTGCGCCGCGGGCGACCTGCTGCTGCGTCACGCCGGCGCGCGCTTGCTGGCCACCTTGCGCGATACGGACACGCTCGCCCGGATCGGCGCGGACGAGTTCGCGGTGATTCAATGTGATATCGAACGCGCAGCGAGCGCGGCTGCGCTGTGCGAGCGTCTGCTCAGATCGTTCGAAGAGCCGTTCGATCTTCACGGGCATCTGACCAAGGTCGGCGCCCGGATCGGCATCGCCATTTGCCCGGCTGATGGTGAGGGGGCGGAGGCGCTGTTCGAGCATGCCCGCCTGGCGCGCATTCGTGCCAAGAGCGACTGCACGGACGCGTTTCGCTTCTACGACGATGCGTTGAACACCGA from Herpetosiphonaceae bacterium harbors:
- a CDS encoding EAL domain-containing protein — encoded protein: MAHYDALTGLPNRHALYTRLHSILKGRRQGDRCTAVLMLDLIDFKAINARLGCAAGDLLLRHAGARLLATLRDTDTLARIGADEFAVIQCDIERAASAAALCERLLRSFEEPFDLHGHLTKVGARIGIAICPADGEGAEALFEHARLARIRAKSDCTDAFRFYDDALNTELRERRALENDLAHALARDQFEIHYQPQIDIASRRMVGVEALLRWIHPERGSISPDRFIPLAEDSGLIVPIGAWVLEQACAQAVRWQQSGAPTLRMSVNMSPVQFRQPDLPDLVADILGRSGLAAAYLELEITERVLMQDTEANLETLRRIKALGVRISID